A single Mesomycoplasma bovoculi M165/69 DNA region contains:
- a CDS encoding endonuclease/exonuclease/phosphatase family protein yields the protein MKKIFKYIIITSLVIGVSVGIGFGVKYALHHNKQNFEGTLVNVSKTNNNNPTSDASKLPNSSNEETKSIRIGFWNVLNYVNKNNSAKSLAIADVINYNKADLVGLAEIKPESDGSIIVDYLNKLDPKAEWSQLTTDPEGKINQKERYTFLYKKSLLETVDFTSPKTNPYLIAKTDFEFARPVAAVKFQTKGDIKNDFTVALDHFDAPGPKKKRKGKDREKSSRFFSGQGEQEVQEGEHLIDALNYIDANDGPNNEIIFMGDTNIKGPNHSGVFASTLKTYKSLLTPDDLSSLKNTEIGYANSYDKIFYKGDLKTKDAKVFDLWSVFDKKIVNEATFAELKKQDDKENQLKNIISKIRTGISDHAPVFFTLELNKNDKD from the coding sequence ATGAAAAAGATTTTTAAATATATTATAATTACAAGCCTGGTAATAGGCGTTAGTGTTGGTATTGGTTTTGGAGTTAAATATGCACTCCATCATAATAAGCAAAATTTTGAAGGCACTCTTGTTAATGTTTCCAAAACAAACAATAATAACCCAACTAGTGATGCTTCAAAATTGCCAAATTCTTCTAACGAAGAGACCAAATCTATAAGAATTGGTTTTTGAAATGTGCTTAACTATGTAAATAAAAATAATAGTGCAAAAAGTTTGGCTATTGCTGATGTTATTAATTACAATAAAGCTGATCTTGTTGGACTTGCAGAAATAAAACCAGAAAGCGATGGTTCCATAATTGTTGATTATTTAAACAAACTAGATCCAAAAGCAGAATGAAGCCAGCTAACAACAGATCCTGAAGGTAAAATAAATCAAAAAGAAAGATATACTTTTTTGTACAAAAAATCTTTGCTAGAAACTGTGGACTTCACTTCTCCTAAAACAAATCCTTATTTAATAGCTAAAACTGATTTTGAATTTGCAAGGCCTGTTGCTGCTGTAAAATTTCAAACAAAGGGTGATATTAAAAATGATTTTACTGTAGCTTTAGATCACTTTGATGCACCTGGACCTAAGAAAAAACGTAAGGGGAAAGATAGGGAAAAATCTAGTCGATTTTTTAGTGGACAAGGTGAACAAGAAGTTCAAGAAGGTGAACACCTAATTGATGCACTTAATTACATAGATGCCAATGATGGGCCAAATAATGAAATTATTTTTATGGGTGACACAAATATTAAGGGACCAAATCATAGTGGAGTTTTTGCTAGCACACTTAAAACATATAAATCTTTATTAACTCCAGATGACCTTAGTTCATTGAAAAATACAGAAATTGGATATGCAAACTCATATGATAAAATCTTCTACAAAGGAGATTTAAAAACAAAAGATGCAAAAGTCTTTGATTTGTGAAGTGTTTTTGATAAAAAAATTGTTAATGAAGCAACTTTTGCAGAATTAAAAAAGCAAGATGACAAAGAAAACCAATTAAAAAATATTATCTCTAAAATTCGTACAGGCATAAGCGATCATGCTCCAGTCTTTTTTACTTTAGAGCTTAATAAAAATGATAAAGATTAA
- a CDS encoding 5'-3' exonuclease, producing MNKKALLIDGNLLLFKSFYASSYGSIMQNSSGQQTNAIHTFFMTFFKLIKLIKPDFCFFAFDKGSKTPRHQSFEDYKKGRTQAPDSLFEQMQIVKEILNLIQMPWAENFDFEADDLIASMKQSLINKDSNTQIIIFSSDQDLLQLVDKQTIVVDSIKNDIISIKNIDNFESIMNILPSQVVDFKVLAGDKSDNIKIIEGLGEKGAQKLLKEFNNLNNIIKNADMLSPKISQQIKEKKDKLLFFQNFITLRFDAIFDNSILEKKFQILINDELITLLDKLELKTVKNNFVSYIKK from the coding sequence ATGAATAAAAAAGCTTTACTAATTGATGGAAATTTATTGCTATTTAAGTCATTTTATGCAAGTAGTTATGGCTCAATTATGCAAAATTCTAGTGGTCAGCAAACCAATGCAATTCACACATTTTTTATGACTTTTTTCAAGTTAATAAAACTTATTAAACCTGATTTTTGTTTTTTTGCTTTTGACAAGGGAAGTAAAACACCTAGGCATCAAAGTTTTGAAGACTACAAAAAAGGGAGAACCCAAGCTCCTGATTCTTTATTTGAGCAAATGCAAATAGTCAAAGAAATTTTAAACTTAATTCAAATGCCATGAGCTGAAAACTTTGACTTTGAAGCAGATGACTTAATTGCTTCAATGAAGCAAAGTTTAATAAATAAAGATTCAAACACTCAAATAATAATTTTTTCTTCTGATCAAGATTTACTTCAATTAGTTGATAAACAAACAATTGTTGTTGATTCTATTAAAAATGATATTATCAGTATTAAAAATATAGATAATTTTGAATCTATTATGAATATCTTGCCTTCTCAAGTTGTTGATTTTAAAGTTTTAGCAGGAGATAAATCTGATAATATCAAAATCATTGAAGGATTGGGTGAAAAGGGTGCTCAAAAATTACTAAAAGAATTTAATAATTTAAACAACATTATTAAAAACGCCGATATGCTTTCTCCAAAAATTAGTCAACAAATTAAAGAAAAAAAAGATAAATTGCTTTTTTTTCAAAATTTTATAACTTTAAGATTTGATGCGATTTTTGATAACAGTATACTTGAAAAAAAATTTCAAATTTTAATCAACGATGAATTAATCACTTTACTTGATAAATTAGAACTAAAAACAGTAAAAAATAATTTTGTTTCTTACATAAAAAAATAA
- the dnaE gene encoding DNA polymerase III subunit alpha produces the protein MELINLHTNSEYTFLSSTIKLDLLIDFAKKNKLGALALTDLNNMFGVPKFYKLCKESGIKPIIGLEIVAEDYHFILLAKNYKGYQHLCVLSSKKMHNQNVAISELENYNVIIIDHPDLGYFVKNKKQLNLKNYYIVANDPNISNAVWVQHRNVLNSDEQVYLVELAKIRGVEYQPQDLYNFDQWSEKIDKQIIERTNNLVADINVEFPKPFLNLPSVVGLENLDPNIELKRILRDAFKSKEEELRNFSSALKRLDFEYRTIRDLDFSNYFLLIWDFLKWAREQKILIGPGRGSSSGSLVSYLLDITQVNPLKYDLLFERFLNPMRITMPDIDIDIQDTRRNEIINYIQQKYGFEHTATIVTFSTLGARSVFRDISRNFGISETEINQNSKLIKMGQTLKECYNEKKSNFRTLIETPNENGEYIYKQIYEIATFLEGMPRQSGTHAAGIVISKEPLTNLVPTLLSREGYNQVQFSAEFLEEFSLLKIDLLGLRNLNIVSEILHSIQEDGKKIDFEDLPLSDEKTNKLLSQGFTKGIFQLESPGMSSTIKGVGVDSFNDVVATISLFRPGPIKQISVYKDRKNQKIQWEKIHPDFDKIIESTYGIIIYQEQIMQICQTIAGFDLAQADLIRIAISKKDEKKMSEIKELFIQNAVKKGHNINYVKQIYDLILKFAAYGFNKAHATAYATLAYKMAFLKSRYPVQFYCYLISNENGNQANIEKYVKEVSELKYKIIPPNVNKSLIEAFYDKKSQSIILPLIMIKQIGEVAAKSLIEERQTNGDYQGFIDFVLRMKLINFSIVNIEKLIKANALSDFGNQQTLLANLQSVLQFQDYVFYDENKKIKIDIDLINSKFQMNQLDFDLKESLKNEYDFLGMNFIETPKPKVFANQPSLQSFHRGIEYSVILKLFKMEHNKTKAGADTLVLHLTDLTDKIKVWVFGSRIDYFKSLKVNKTYKLFLTINQKNMFSFTRNEFIEVNYE, from the coding sequence ATGGAATTAATAAATCTACACACAAATAGTGAATACACTTTTTTATCATCTACTATTAAATTAGATCTACTTATTGATTTTGCTAAAAAAAATAAGTTAGGTGCACTTGCACTAACAGATTTAAATAATATGTTTGGGGTCCCAAAATTTTACAAACTATGTAAAGAATCTGGAATCAAACCTATTATTGGACTAGAAATTGTTGCTGAAGATTATCACTTTATTTTATTAGCTAAAAACTATAAAGGCTACCAACATTTATGTGTTTTATCTTCAAAAAAGATGCACAATCAAAATGTTGCAATAAGTGAGCTAGAAAATTATAATGTCATTATTATTGACCATCCCGATCTTGGATACTTTGTCAAAAACAAAAAACAACTAAATTTAAAAAATTATTATATAGTTGCAAATGACCCTAATATTTCAAACGCAGTTTGAGTTCAACATCGCAATGTTTTAAATTCTGATGAGCAAGTCTATTTAGTTGAATTGGCTAAAATTCGTGGTGTTGAATATCAACCACAAGATTTATACAATTTTGACCAATGAAGTGAAAAAATTGATAAACAAATTATAGAAAGAACCAATAATTTAGTAGCAGATATTAATGTTGAGTTTCCAAAACCTTTTTTAAATTTACCTTCAGTTGTAGGTTTGGAAAATCTTGACCCAAATATTGAACTGAAAAGAATTTTGCGAGATGCTTTTAAATCTAAAGAAGAAGAATTAAGAAATTTTTCTTCTGCTCTTAAACGTCTTGATTTTGAATATAGAACTATTCGAGATCTTGATTTTTCCAATTATTTCTTGCTCATTTGAGATTTTCTAAAATGAGCAAGAGAACAAAAAATTTTAATTGGGCCGGGTCGTGGTTCTTCTTCTGGCTCTTTGGTTTCCTATCTTCTCGATATCACACAAGTCAATCCTTTAAAATATGACTTGCTATTTGAAAGATTTCTCAATCCTATGAGAATCACAATGCCCGATATTGACATTGACATTCAAGATACTAGACGAAATGAGATTATTAATTATATTCAGCAAAAATATGGTTTTGAACACACAGCTACTATTGTTACATTTTCTACTTTAGGAGCTCGTAGTGTTTTTCGAGATATTTCTCGAAATTTTGGTATTTCAGAAACTGAAATTAACCAAAATAGCAAGCTAATCAAAATGGGACAAACACTCAAAGAGTGTTACAATGAAAAAAAATCTAATTTTCGAACTTTGATTGAAACACCCAATGAAAACGGCGAATATATTTATAAACAAATTTATGAAATTGCTACATTTTTAGAGGGAATGCCACGCCAATCTGGAACCCATGCTGCTGGAATTGTAATTTCTAAGGAACCTTTAACAAATTTGGTTCCAACATTACTTTCACGCGAGGGATACAACCAAGTACAATTTAGTGCTGAATTTTTAGAAGAATTTTCTCTTTTAAAAATTGATTTATTAGGACTTAGAAATTTAAATATTGTTAGTGAAATTTTGCACTCAATTCAAGAAGATGGCAAAAAAATAGACTTTGAAGATTTGCCACTTTCTGATGAAAAAACCAATAAATTACTCTCACAAGGCTTTACAAAAGGGATTTTTCAACTTGAATCTCCAGGAATGTCATCTACTATTAAAGGTGTTGGCGTAGATTCATTTAACGATGTTGTTGCAACAATTTCACTTTTTAGACCAGGACCAATTAAGCAAATTTCAGTTTACAAAGATCGTAAAAATCAAAAAATACAATGAGAAAAAATTCATCCTGATTTTGATAAAATCATTGAATCAACTTATGGAATTATTATTTATCAAGAACAAATTATGCAAATTTGCCAAACAATTGCTGGTTTTGATTTAGCTCAAGCTGATTTGATTAGGATAGCAATTTCAAAAAAAGATGAAAAAAAGATGTCAGAAATTAAAGAACTTTTCATTCAAAACGCAGTTAAAAAGGGACATAATATAAATTATGTCAAACAAATTTATGACTTGATTTTAAAATTTGCGGCTTATGGATTTAATAAAGCCCATGCAACTGCATATGCAACATTAGCTTATAAAATGGCCTTTTTAAAATCTAGATATCCTGTACAATTTTATTGCTATTTGATTTCAAATGAAAATGGAAATCAAGCAAATATTGAAAAATATGTCAAAGAAGTTAGTGAATTAAAATACAAAATTATTCCACCAAATGTCAACAAATCATTGATAGAAGCTTTTTATGACAAAAAAAGTCAAAGTATTATTTTGCCACTTATTATGATAAAACAAATTGGTGAGGTTGCTGCTAAATCTTTAATCGAAGAACGGCAAACCAATGGTGACTACCAAGGTTTTATTGATTTTGTTTTAAGAATGAAATTAATCAATTTTTCAATTGTTAATATTGAAAAATTGATTAAAGCAAATGCTTTATCTGACTTTGGAAATCAACAAACATTGCTTGCAAATTTACAAAGTGTATTACAATTTCAAGATTATGTTTTTTATGATGAAAACAAAAAAATAAAAATAGATATTGACCTAATTAATTCTAAATTTCAAATGAATCAACTAGACTTTGATTTAAAGGAAAGTTTAAAAAATGAATATGATTTTTTAGGAATGAATTTTATAGAGACACCAAAACCTAAAGTTTTCGCAAACCAACCTAGTTTGCAAAGTTTTCATCGTGGTATTGAATACTCTGTAATCTTGAAATTATTCAAAATGGAACATAATAAAACAAAAGCTGGTGCAGACACCCTTGTCTTACACTTAACAGATTTAACTGATAAAATAAAAGTTTGAGTTTTTGGCTCTCGAATTGATTATTTCAAATCCTTAAAAGTGAACAAAACATACAAATTGTTTTTAACTATTAATCAAAAAAATATGTTTTCATTTACTAGAAATGAATTTATTGAGGTTAATTATGAATAA
- a CDS encoding ribosome-binding factor A has protein sequence MNNINHLKRETHFLRLISEIFQENFSDKFGVTVSWVKLTNDKSHLYIYLVFDQDEEQNLKYIQNAGKFIRLKLGNIAVGFKVPQLHFEIDPVTKRVESIDQILEKIHHEN, from the coding sequence ATGAATAACATCAACCACCTAAAACGTGAAACTCATTTTTTACGCTTAATTAGTGAAATTTTTCAAGAAAATTTTAGTGATAAATTTGGGGTAACAGTGAGTTGAGTTAAACTTACAAATGATAAATCTCATTTATATATTTATTTAGTATTTGACCAAGATGAAGAACAAAATTTAAAATACATACAAAATGCTGGCAAATTTATTAGACTAAAATTGGGAAATATTGCTGTAGGATTTAAAGTTCCGCAACTACACTTTGAAATAGACCCTGTTACAAAAAGAGTAGAATCAATTGATCAAATATTGGAAAAAATTCATCATGAAAATTAG
- the infB gene encoding translation initiation factor IF-2 produces the protein MAKKEHRKSNIEQIKSQLNPVKVEVQDGVFVFSGPMSIADLATKINKSVNDIITLFFKQGKMYNLNYIVNEEEIAEVCVEFGLDFEQKKEVNASNFMEEISIVDDNSELENRPPIITVMGHVDHGKTSLLDYIRKSNVAGGEFGGITQHTGAYQVNVDGNWINFIDTPGHEAFTQMRARGAKVTDIVVLVVAADDGVMPQTKEAIHHAQAANVPIIVFVNKMDKPNKDLERIKNELSTLDVVTEEWGGSNIFVYGSALTGQGIEDLFKAILLQAEVLELKANKNRYPIGTVLEAKLHHGKGAIATLMVQNGTLKIRDFIVAGHQYGRIRSLENTVGQPIEFALPGTPVVVSGLNYVPQAGDRFFGFHEEKFAKQLAEEKKSIQKSQLFKQKTSTNNVDEKDKVINLIIKADAQGVVEAIDNAVSKLSSKYVQVNILHSGVGAITTADILLAQTSESIIYVFNLPVNNQIKTQAKQAKIQIREHTIIYKIIDEIKEMVKQLRTIKYEEVLSGTAKIIKKFWFSKVGSIAGCTVLDGKIVSESKIELYRNGKLIHKGRLETLQRDKNNVKEVSVGNEFGTHIVKFNDIEVDDIIKAYQDVEVED, from the coding sequence ATGGCCAAAAAAGAACACCGTAAATCAAATATTGAGCAAATAAAATCTCAACTAAATCCTGTCAAAGTAGAAGTGCAAGATGGAGTTTTTGTTTTTAGTGGTCCAATGAGTATTGCAGATTTAGCGACCAAAATTAACAAAAGTGTTAATGACATTATTACTTTATTTTTCAAACAAGGAAAAATGTATAACTTAAATTACATTGTAAATGAAGAAGAAATTGCTGAAGTTTGCGTGGAATTTGGTTTAGATTTTGAACAAAAAAAAGAAGTCAATGCTAGCAATTTTATGGAAGAAATTAGTATTGTTGATGACAATAGTGAATTAGAAAATCGTCCACCAATTATCACTGTAATGGGTCATGTTGATCATGGGAAAACCTCTTTATTAGACTATATTCGTAAATCAAATGTAGCAGGTGGTGAATTTGGAGGAATAACTCAACACACTGGAGCTTATCAAGTTAATGTTGATGGCAATTGGATCAACTTCATTGACACTCCTGGTCATGAAGCATTTACTCAAATGCGTGCTCGTGGAGCAAAAGTTACAGATATTGTTGTTTTAGTTGTTGCAGCAGATGATGGAGTGATGCCTCAAACCAAGGAAGCTATCCATCACGCCCAGGCTGCTAATGTGCCAATTATTGTTTTTGTAAATAAAATGGACAAACCAAATAAAGACCTTGAACGAATCAAAAACGAATTAAGCACACTAGATGTGGTGACTGAAGAATGGGGTGGTTCAAATATCTTTGTCTATGGAAGTGCTCTTACAGGTCAGGGAATAGAAGATCTTTTTAAAGCTATTTTATTGCAAGCTGAAGTTTTAGAACTTAAAGCAAACAAAAACCGTTATCCAATTGGAACAGTTTTAGAGGCAAAACTACACCATGGTAAAGGTGCTATAGCAACTTTAATGGTTCAAAATGGAACCTTAAAAATTCGCGACTTTATTGTTGCTGGTCATCAATATGGGCGTATTCGAAGTCTAGAAAACACAGTTGGTCAACCAATTGAATTCGCTTTGCCAGGAACACCAGTTGTTGTAAGTGGACTAAATTATGTTCCACAAGCTGGTGATCGCTTTTTTGGTTTTCATGAGGAAAAATTTGCTAAACAATTAGCAGAAGAGAAAAAATCAATTCAAAAAAGTCAGTTATTTAAACAAAAAACAAGCACAAATAATGTTGATGAAAAAGACAAAGTAATTAATTTAATTATCAAAGCTGATGCTCAAGGAGTTGTCGAAGCAATTGATAATGCAGTGAGTAAATTAAGCTCAAAATATGTGCAAGTCAACATTTTACACTCAGGTGTCGGGGCTATAACTACAGCTGATATTTTGCTAGCACAAACTTCTGAATCTATCATTTATGTTTTTAATTTACCTGTCAACAATCAAATAAAAACTCAAGCCAAACAAGCTAAAATTCAAATTCGTGAACACACAATTATCTATAAAATCATAGATGAAATTAAAGAAATGGTAAAACAATTACGTACCATTAAATATGAAGAAGTTCTTTCAGGTACTGCAAAAATTATTAAAAAGTTTTGATTCTCAAAAGTTGGTTCTATTGCTGGATGTACAGTTTTAGATGGAAAAATTGTTAGTGAATCTAAAATCGAACTCTATAGAAATGGAAAATTAATTCATAAGGGTCGACTTGAAACCCTTCAAAGAGATAAAAACAATGTAAAAGAAGTTAGTGTTGGTAATGAATTTGGAACTCACATTGTTAAATTCAATGACATTGAAGTTGATGATATTATAAAAGCATATCAAGATGTTGAGGTTGAAGATTAA
- a CDS encoding YlxR family protein, protein MNLNYNRKCIVCQQVLHVTKLLRFVYKNKQVSIDDLSQNSKISGRGAYVCKQEDQIALLFKKRLLNRSFKTKINSEIYEQLLVEVEKNGQKRTP, encoded by the coding sequence ATGAATTTAAATTACAATCGCAAGTGCATTGTGTGTCAACAGGTTCTTCATGTTACTAAATTATTGCGTTTTGTGTATAAAAATAAACAAGTTTCAATAGATGACTTGTCACAAAATAGCAAAATTTCTGGTCGTGGTGCCTATGTTTGCAAACAAGAAGATCAAATTGCACTTCTTTTTAAAAAAAGACTATTAAATAGATCTTTTAAGACTAAAATTAATAGTGAAATTTATGAACAATTATTAGTAGAGGTAGAAAAAAATGGCCAAAAAAGAACACCGTAA
- the nusA gene encoding transcription termination/antitermination protein NusA — protein MSFNKKSATKSAFFQQFEEISNKHNISLEETFQLFATAIEKTILKRIDPDADLEIIYDAKKQIFQVFNKNVEVVENDFFDGSVSSYEKTIFITEEKAKEIYPNAQIGDIVKIQINIDEFEKDIHEPLTQLFKQSISDVTRQKIYEKYFPLKDQVMMATLTNKIPSGFIYKIDGDNVDAFMPSNYATDKNIPIGTREEVVIEDVNKHSKQTQIVVSSKSIQIVKSKIIDAIPELQTKHLEIASIARSPKEKCKVAIRKVEGADSKNISEIGSIVGLMGARIDAISKELNDEKLEIIKYDDNIVTFIANSIAPARVICVKEMKTNSKNKKYTVVVPDFQHSLAIGKKGVNVRLASDLTRVTLEILPYSQVLKDNKFKIEWNGNIQDENEILSLKNEYLNRRQSTQTSREYNSDSFDSFLEEFEREMQNFEQDNSFEYNQEIISSTLDSSQDLTHNKAQKDSNKPQKTPTKSSKSTKSSKASQSKSALFDADNILQSALDESITQNKLIDQLQEQQSEVKSEENQNLETPKPVKSSKIKKEVTKTQPISQNEFNDTIDSLTQEIKKTNAEVENKTSTTTLKTESKTPKFKSTNESKFIQREVQNFKSDKDLESYSGVDELDLDLDDLDGFK, from the coding sequence ATGAGTTTTAATAAAAAAAGCGCAACTAAATCTGCTTTTTTCCAACAATTTGAAGAAATTTCAAATAAACACAACATTTCATTAGAAGAAACATTCCAACTTTTTGCTACTGCTATTGAAAAAACAATCTTAAAGAGAATTGATCCAGATGCTGACCTTGAAATAATTTATGATGCTAAAAAACAAATTTTTCAAGTTTTTAATAAAAATGTAGAAGTTGTTGAAAATGATTTTTTTGATGGTTCTGTTTCTAGTTATGAAAAAACTATTTTCATAACTGAAGAAAAGGCGAAAGAAATTTATCCAAATGCACAAATTGGAGATATAGTCAAAATTCAAATTAATATTGATGAATTTGAAAAAGACATACATGAACCTCTAACTCAATTATTTAAACAAAGTATTTCTGATGTTACTCGTCAAAAAATTTATGAAAAATACTTTCCACTTAAAGATCAAGTGATGATGGCAACACTAACCAACAAAATTCCATCAGGATTTATCTATAAAATTGATGGCGATAATGTTGATGCATTTATGCCAAGTAATTACGCAACTGACAAAAATATACCTATAGGAACTCGTGAAGAAGTTGTTATTGAAGATGTTAATAAACATTCAAAACAAACACAAATTGTAGTATCTAGTAAATCTATCCAAATTGTTAAGTCAAAAATTATTGATGCTATTCCTGAATTACAAACCAAACATTTAGAAATTGCATCAATCGCAAGATCTCCTAAAGAAAAATGTAAAGTTGCTATTCGTAAAGTTGAAGGTGCAGATTCTAAAAACATTTCAGAAATTGGTTCAATTGTGGGTCTAATGGGTGCAAGAATTGATGCAATTTCTAAGGAACTAAATGATGAAAAACTTGAAATCATCAAATATGATGACAATATTGTCACATTTATTGCAAACTCTATTGCTCCAGCTAGAGTAATTTGTGTTAAAGAGATGAAAACAAACTCAAAAAACAAGAAATATACTGTAGTAGTTCCTGATTTTCAACACAGTTTGGCTATTGGTAAAAAAGGTGTTAATGTTCGTTTAGCTAGTGATCTTACTCGTGTTACTTTGGAAATTTTGCCTTATTCACAAGTTTTAAAAGACAACAAATTTAAAATTGAATGAAATGGTAACATTCAAGATGAAAATGAAATTTTAAGCCTCAAAAATGAATACTTAAATCGTCGCCAATCTACACAAACTTCAAGAGAGTACAATAGCGATAGTTTTGACTCATTCTTAGAAGAATTTGAACGTGAAATGCAAAACTTTGAACAAGACAACTCTTTTGAATATAATCAAGAAATAATTTCTTCTACACTTGATTCATCTCAAGATTTAACTCACAACAAAGCACAAAAAGATTCTAACAAACCACAAAAAACTCCAACTAAGTCTAGCAAGTCTACAAAATCTAGCAAAGCTAGTCAATCCAAATCAGCTTTATTTGATGCTGACAATATTCTACAAAGTGCTCTTGATGAATCAATTACTCAAAACAAATTGATTGACCAACTTCAAGAACAACAATCTGAAGTTAAATCTGAAGAAAACCAAAATTTAGAGACACCAAAACCTGTAAAAAGTAGCAAAATTAAAAAAGAAGTTACAAAAACTCAACCAATTAGTCAAAATGAATTTAATGACACCATTGATTCATTAACACAAGAAATTAAAAAAACTAATGCTGAAGTTGAAAATAAAACATCAACAACAACTTTAAAAACAGAATCTAAAACTCCTAAATTCAAATCAACCAATGAATCTAAATTTATTCAACGTGAAGTACAAAACTTTAAATCAGATAAAGATCTTGAAAGTTATAGTGGGGTTGATGAACTAGACCTTGATTTAGATGACCTTGATGGTTTTAAATAA
- a CDS encoding phosphotransferase family protein translates to MIFNLNWKYLKKITKITQFYSGLHNKTYFGYLNGFKVQIRITQNKFVNWDNEMKIAKHFSELFLFYNKGNFVKKWIDGDILSQKSLSKNLELLFSEINNFHNLSIPNLEKFNWFLDNIDDLKYFQLVDKYKNDSLVVIHCDLQFKNIIINNNQSKTTIHLIDFEWVRLGSKYIDLVSLHLNLKIDKKIIINYFKLDSQKFDDYLYMMNVFVNSWNKKYYN, encoded by the coding sequence ATGATTTTTAATTTAAATTGAAAGTACCTAAAGAAAATAACAAAAATTACGCAATTTTATTCTGGTTTGCATAATAAAACATATTTTGGTTATTTAAATGGTTTTAAAGTTCAAATTAGAATAACTCAAAATAAGTTTGTTAATTGAGACAATGAAATGAAAATTGCAAAACATTTTTCTGAGCTTTTTTTGTTTTATAATAAAGGTAATTTTGTAAAAAAATGAATAGATGGTGACATTTTAAGCCAAAAAAGTCTGTCTAAAAATTTAGAATTACTTTTTTCTGAAATAAACAATTTTCATAATTTAAGCATTCCCAATTTAGAAAAATTTAATTGATTTTTAGATAATATTGATGATTTAAAATATTTCCAGCTAGTTGATAAATATAAAAATGATAGTCTAGTTGTTATTCATTGTGATTTGCAGTTTAAAAATATAATAATTAATAACAACCAATCAAAAACAACAATTCATTTAATTGATTTTGAATGGGTTCGCCTTGGAAGCAAATATATTGATTTGGTATCCTTGCATTTAAATTTAAAAATTGATAAAAAAATAATTATTAATTATTTTAAATTAGATAGTCAAAAATTTGATGACTATTTATATATGATGAATGTTTTTGTAAATTCTTGAAATAAAAAATACTACAACTAA
- the rplA gene encoding 50S ribosomal protein L1 — protein MMKKISKKLANARALVEKDRFYSLEEAMDLVKKTSYTKFDGSVDLAVKLNLDTRKTEQQLRGSILLPHGTGKNVRVLVVSDSQETTNKVKEAGADLVYTPGELEENLKIDNFNFDVLVVEPKFMPLLGKYGKKLGPKGLMPNPKTGTVTPTPEKAVAELKKGKANYRADKYGIVHSLVGKTYMDVNQLVENAQTLIQLLRKLKPSTVKGAYFKNLTVSASMGPSIKIKFDNL, from the coding sequence ATAATGAAAAAAATTAGTAAAAAACTTGCAAATGCTCGTGCCTTAGTTGAAAAAGATCGCTTTTACTCACTAGAAGAAGCTATGGATCTTGTGAAAAAAACTTCATATACTAAATTTGATGGATCTGTTGACTTAGCTGTTAAATTAAACTTGGACACTAGAAAAACTGAACAACAACTTCGTGGAAGTATTTTATTACCACATGGTACTGGTAAAAATGTTCGTGTTTTAGTTGTTTCAGATTCACAAGAAACAACTAACAAAGTTAAAGAAGCTGGAGCTGATTTGGTTTATACACCAGGTGAATTGGAAGAAAACCTTAAAATTGATAATTTTAATTTCGATGTTCTAGTTGTTGAACCTAAATTTATGCCTCTACTAGGTAAATATGGTAAAAAACTTGGGCCTAAAGGTTTAATGCCAAACCCTAAAACAGGAACAGTTACTCCTACTCCTGAAAAAGCAGTTGCCGAACTTAAAAAAGGTAAGGCAAACTATCGTGCTGATAAATATGGAATCGTGCACTCATTAGTTGGAAAAACTTACATGGATGTAAATCAATTAGTTGAAAATGCACAAACCTTAATTCAATTACTTCGTAAGTTAAAACCATCTACAGTTAAAGGTGCTTACTTTAAAAACCTTACTGTTTCTGCTTCAATGGGGCCTTCTATTAAAATTAAATTCGATAATCTTTAA